GCCTTAATATTGCCAAACAAATTATGCTCCTTGGAAAAAACGATTTATTTATCTGGGGAGGAGGGAGTTTAATGCAGGATGTCACCAGTATTAAAAGCCCTCTTTTTTATGCAGGATTAATGAAATTAGCACAACTAAAAGGATTAAAAACCATCGCCTACGCCCAAGGAATTGGCCCCCTTAATTCTCCCGTTAGCCAATGGGTGACTAAAACAGTTTTAAAAGGCTGTGTAGGTGTTAGCGTAAGGGATCAAGGTTCAGCCAAAATTCTTGATAACTGGGGTATATCCCACTTTTTAGCCCCTGATCCTGTTTGGGCTTTGTCTGGTGAAAATCCAACGAATATCAACCTTTTACCTCCCCCCTTAATTGGGGTTAATGTACGTCAACATTTTAATTTTGATGAGCAAAAATTACAGCTATTGATAGAAGCATTAATTAAGCTAAAAAACGCTACGGAAGCCAATATTATTTTAATTCCTTTTCAAGCTCAAAAAGATTTAGTTTTATCCCAAAAAATAGCTCAAGAAATTAACAACAATTGCCAAATAATAGAGATAGAAAATCCTCAACAATTAAAAGGTCTTTTTTCACAAGTTAAAATGTTAATCGGTATGAGATTACATAGTTTAATTATGAGTGCCTCTGAAGGTTGTAATTGTTTCGCTCTCTCTTATGATCCAAAGGTTTCTCAATTAATGAAAGAATTAAATATTACAGGATATGAGTTACAAAATTTTCCCCCTAACTCTGAGCAAATTTTCCATGACTTATTAAATGTTTATCAAAATAATTCTGGCTTATCTTTAGAAAACAGAAATAAACTAGAAAAATCCGCCCTCACCCATGAAAAATTGCTTTATAAGACATGATTATATCTCAGGTAATGATTTATTTATTATTTACCATAATGCAGGGTCTAAATGGTAATATAACCTTAATTGTTCATACAATAAAGGATGATGAATAGCCATCAACTTTCCTTTAAGAAAAAAAGCCTCGGTAGCCACAGCAAAAAACTCTACGAGATTAGTTGCCCCATATTTATCAATAATAGTTGGCTGTCCTTTATCAGAAAAATGACATAATATTTCATATTCCTTTTTAAAAATATTTTGCCAAATTAGTATCTGTTCTAAGTTAGCTAAACGAGGAATACCTGTCGCATTACCAAATTCTTGATCTAATTGATGGCTAAATTCATGCAAAACTAAATTAGTTTGACTATGGGGGGAACTAGACTCAAACTTTACATTAATCCATGACAGGAGAATCATACCATCTTTTCCTGATTTGTAGCCCACTGATGAATGACCTAACAACCGATTAGTTTTGGGACTGTTTTTATTTAGTTTTTTTTCAATTATTTCCGGGTAAATATGGATATATTTTAGATAAGGAAAATAGTTACTTCTATTAGGCTGTAAAAAGTTAGGATTTTTATCAATTAATAATAAACAGGCTTGGGAGGCAATGATATATTTCATTTCTTCAGTAACTTCTATACCATCTTTGCCAATAAATTCTTTTTCGGCAATAAAAATTTTAATATAATTATGTAGTTGTGATTTGTATTGCTTTGGAAGTTTATGGTA
The sequence above is a segment of the Cyanobacterium stanieri PCC 7202 genome. Coding sequences within it:
- a CDS encoding protein of unknown function DUF980 (PFAM: Phosphoenolpyruvate:glucose-phosphotransferase regulator~COGs: COG3228 conserved hypothetical protein~InterPro IPR010384~KEGG: cps:CPS_2687 hypothetical protein~PFAM: protein of unknown function DUF980~SPTR: Putative uncharacterized protein;~manually curated) gives rise to the protein MTEFFIVSILLSIFLFIIICCYITIPIRKKRERKLIYNNPMDNSWINFLENKIYLYHKLPKQYKSQLHNYIKIFIAEKEFIGKDGIEVTEEMKYIIASQACLLLIDKNPNFLQPNRSNYFPYLKYIHIYPEIIEKKLNKNSPKTNRLLGHSSVGYKSGKDGMILLSWINVKFESSSPHSQTNLVLHEFSHQLDQEFGNATGIPRLANLEQILIWQNIFKKEYEILCHFSDKGQPTIIDKYGATNLVEFFAVATEAFFLKGKLMAIHHPLLYEQLRLYYHLDPALW
- a CDS encoding polysaccharide pyruvyl transferase CsaB (PFAM: Polysaccharide pyruvyl transferase~TIGRFAM: polysaccharide pyruvyl transferase CsaB~COGs: COG2327 conserved hypothetical protein~InterPro IPR019896~KEGG: cyh:Cyan8802_1731 polysaccharide pyruvyl transferase~SPTR: CsaB protein;~TIGRFAM: polysaccharide pyruvyl transferase CsaB); the encoded protein is MKKAIICGYYGQGNAGDEALLLSLLERLPEDIKPIVLSGNPSLTSTNYGVESYSRLNIAKQIMLLGKNDLFIWGGGSLMQDVTSIKSPLFYAGLMKLAQLKGLKTIAYAQGIGPLNSPVSQWVTKTVLKGCVGVSVRDQGSAKILDNWGISHFLAPDPVWALSGENPTNINLLPPPLIGVNVRQHFNFDEQKLQLLIEALIKLKNATEANIILIPFQAQKDLVLSQKIAQEINNNCQIIEIENPQQLKGLFSQVKMLIGMRLHSLIMSASEGCNCFALSYDPKVSQLMKELNITGYELQNFPPNSEQIFHDLLNVYQNNSGLSLENRNKLEKSALTHEKLLYKT